A stretch of the Elusimicrobiota bacterium genome encodes the following:
- a CDS encoding HAMP domain-containing sensor histidine kinase: MKRVLEKRQLSEELGREKIMRAELEAAYHELQKVERLKEGILGRVHHELRAPIAVALLAAESLGEESLSEKGRGLVKLVRRRIGDLQEQIEEILLYAKLQESEVGVELSEVDLKRLLETLVARLQPNFREKNLAVEISCDPSLGPLLLDAGLMENACKHLLLNAAKFSGGDGRVLIAVQRKEAKVLISFTDHGIGIPEDQLPKLSDAFYQVAECLTREVGGLGLGLAIVRRIAESHGGSISVTSRLGEGSTFTLVLPLKAAPPKPR; the protein is encoded by the coding sequence GTGAAGCGCGTCCTGGAGAAGCGCCAGCTCTCCGAGGAGCTCGGCCGCGAGAAGATCATGCGCGCGGAGCTGGAAGCCGCCTACCACGAGCTCCAGAAGGTGGAGCGCCTCAAGGAGGGCATCCTGGGCAGGGTCCACCACGAGCTGCGGGCCCCCATCGCCGTGGCCCTGCTCGCCGCGGAATCCCTGGGCGAAGAGTCCTTGAGCGAGAAGGGCCGGGGCCTGGTCAAGCTCGTGCGCCGCAGGATCGGAGACCTCCAGGAGCAGATCGAGGAGATTCTGCTCTACGCGAAGCTCCAGGAGAGCGAGGTCGGCGTGGAGCTTTCCGAGGTGGACCTGAAGCGGCTCCTGGAGACTCTCGTGGCCCGGCTCCAGCCGAATTTCAGGGAGAAGAACCTTGCCGTCGAGATCTCCTGCGACCCCTCGCTCGGCCCGCTGCTCCTTGACGCCGGCTTGATGGAGAACGCCTGCAAGCACCTCCTCCTCAACGCCGCCAAGTTCAGCGGGGGGGACGGGCGCGTCCTCATCGCGGTCCAGCGCAAAGAGGCGAAGGTCCTGATCTCCTTCACCGACCACGGGATCGGCATCCCGGAGGACCAGCTGCCCAAGCTCTCCGACGCCTTCTACCAGGTGGCGGAATGCCTGACGCGCGAGGTGGGCGGGTTGGGGCTGGGCCTGGCCATCGTGCGCCGTATCGCGGAGTCCCATGGGGGCAGCATCAGCGTCACGAGCCGCCTGGGCGAG
- a CDS encoding response regulator produces MDPKTSASRSPGAPRPKVMIVDDDESVRDACGATLSRLGCDVELFPGGDAARARLESASFDLVLTDIYMPGSINGAQLVAEIKRRSPSTDVIMARASRAAPATI; encoded by the coding sequence GTGGACCCTAAGACCTCAGCCTCGCGCAGCCCGGGCGCGCCGCGTCCGAAAGTCATGATCGTCGACGACGATGAGAGCGTCCGGGACGCCTGCGGAGCGACGCTCTCCCGGCTGGGCTGCGACGTGGAGCTCTTCCCCGGCGGGGACGCCGCCCGGGCCAGGCTCGAGTCCGCGAGCTTCGACCTCGTCTTGACCGACATCTACATGCCCGGCTCCATCAACGGCGCCCAGCTCGTGGCCGAGATCAAGCGGCGCTCGCCGTCCACCGACGTGATCATGGCCCGGGCCTCAAGAGCGGCGCCTGCGACTATCTGA